Proteins found in one Bordetella genomosp. 11 genomic segment:
- the blaOXA gene encoding class D beta-lactamase: protein MKFASSALGAILSLSALVAVPAQAAVLCTVVADAADGRIVFQQGTQQACATRYTPASTFKLAIALMGADAGVLKGPHEPVWNYQSGYPDWGGDAWRQPTDPARWIKYSVVWYSQRTAKALGQERFQRYTSAFHYGNEDVSGEPGKHNGTDGAWIISSLRISPLEQLAFLRKVVNRQLPVKAAAYDLAENLFEIGEAGGWRLYGKTGTGSPGSNGVYTPANAYGWFVGWARKDGRQLVFARLVQDEQATKPNAGLRARDDLMRDWPAMADAPRE from the coding sequence ATGAAATTTGCTTCGTCCGCCCTCGGCGCGATCCTCTCCCTGTCTGCCTTGGTCGCGGTCCCCGCCCAGGCGGCGGTCCTGTGCACCGTGGTGGCCGACGCCGCCGACGGCCGTATCGTGTTCCAACAAGGCACGCAACAGGCCTGCGCCACGCGCTACACGCCGGCCTCGACCTTCAAGCTGGCCATCGCCCTGATGGGCGCGGACGCCGGCGTCCTGAAAGGCCCGCACGAGCCGGTCTGGAATTACCAGTCCGGTTATCCGGACTGGGGCGGAGATGCCTGGCGCCAGCCCACGGATCCGGCGCGCTGGATCAAGTATTCGGTGGTTTGGTATTCGCAGCGGACCGCCAAGGCGTTGGGGCAGGAGCGGTTCCAGCGCTATACCTCCGCGTTCCACTACGGTAACGAAGACGTCTCGGGCGAACCGGGAAAGCACAACGGCACCGACGGTGCGTGGATCATCTCGTCGCTGCGCATCTCGCCGTTGGAACAGCTGGCATTCCTGCGCAAGGTGGTCAACCGGCAATTGCCGGTCAAGGCCGCGGCATACGACCTGGCCGAGAACCTGTTCGAGATCGGCGAAGCCGGAGGCTGGCGTCTGTATGGCAAGACCGGCACCGGCTCGCCCGGCAGCAACGGCGTCTACACGCCGGCCAATGCCTACGGCTGGTTTGTCGGTTGGGCGCGCAAGGACGGCCGCCAGTTGGTGTTCGCCCGTCTGGTGCAGGACGAGCAGGCTACCAAGCCCAACGCCGGCCTGCGCGCCCGCGATGACCTGATGCGCGACTGGCCCGCCATGGCCGACGCGCCCCGCGAGTAA
- a CDS encoding carboxymuconolactone decarboxylase family protein yields MTRLNWQEIAPDGAKALFGIHHYVTKKTDLPEELVHLVFLRVSQINGCAHCIDMHSRDLRKTMSIDKITLVPVWDEVPHLFSDQERAALAWAEEVTRVSETHASDEAYAAVSAQFTPKDLVDLTITIAAMNAFNRLGAPFRLPVAAKP; encoded by the coding sequence ATGACCCGCTTGAATTGGCAAGAGATCGCACCTGACGGCGCGAAGGCACTTTTCGGTATACACCATTACGTCACGAAGAAGACGGACCTTCCGGAGGAACTCGTGCATCTCGTGTTCCTACGCGTTTCGCAAATCAACGGCTGCGCCCACTGCATCGACATGCATAGCCGCGATCTCAGGAAAACCATGTCGATCGACAAGATCACGTTGGTACCGGTGTGGGACGAGGTGCCTCATTTATTCTCTGACCAGGAGCGCGCCGCGCTGGCTTGGGCAGAGGAGGTGACTCGCGTCAGCGAAACGCATGCCTCCGATGAGGCGTATGCCGCCGTCTCGGCACAATTCACCCCTAAAGACCTGGTCGACCTCACGATCACGATCGCCGCAATGAACGCCTTCAACCGATTGGGAGCGCCATTTCGGCTTCCCGTCGCCGCCAAGCCGTGA
- a CDS encoding tripartite tricarboxylate transporter permease — protein MRPYRNQDCAAGLMFAAFGAGFAWKALSYPLGTAGRMGPGYLPFWLGVMLVLLGAAILIRSFFKNVHERRIPAFNWGILILALGPWVLSKAFQTLFDPSLVSSFPFKLGPPEFFSWLVLNLTCAAALARGSLLKAIAMVVLGLLLGLVGTDVSSGVVRFAFGIDALQHGIPPASVLLGALGIGLWAKLPRSRYRTVFLGAVLVAAIGIYWRLNFDTFFICATAAFGAAGYLWNRLNCVSAPLFFGLVYGPLVEENFRRSLLLSRGDFSSFALRPLSATSLALSMAICAASLFMWKKRSMRLASA, from the coding sequence ATGCGTCCTTACCGTAATCAGGATTGCGCGGCCGGGTTGATGTTCGCCGCTTTCGGAGCGGGCTTCGCCTGGAAAGCTTTGAGCTACCCGCTGGGAACCGCCGGCCGGATGGGGCCCGGTTACCTTCCGTTCTGGCTGGGTGTCATGTTGGTCCTGCTGGGGGCGGCCATCCTGATCAGGTCGTTCTTCAAGAATGTTCATGAGAGACGCATCCCAGCATTCAACTGGGGAATCTTGATCTTGGCGCTTGGGCCGTGGGTGCTAAGCAAGGCGTTTCAAACTCTGTTCGATCCCAGTCTTGTCTCTTCCTTTCCATTCAAATTGGGACCTCCGGAATTCTTTTCGTGGCTGGTGCTTAATCTGACGTGTGCAGCGGCGTTGGCTCGCGGATCGTTGCTCAAGGCGATAGCGATGGTGGTTCTGGGACTGTTGTTGGGTCTGGTGGGCACCGACGTCAGTTCCGGTGTGGTGCGCTTCGCCTTCGGCATTGACGCCTTGCAACACGGTATCCCTCCGGCCAGCGTGTTGCTGGGCGCGCTGGGAATCGGCCTGTGGGCCAAGCTGCCGCGCTCGCGTTATCGCACGGTGTTCTTGGGCGCCGTGCTGGTTGCCGCGATCGGCATCTACTGGCGGCTGAATTTCGATACGTTCTTCATTTGTGCCACAGCCGCATTCGGTGCCGCCGGTTATCTGTGGAATAGGCTCAATTGCGTAAGCGCCCCGTTGTTTTTCGGTTTGGTATATGGCCCGCTTGTGGAAGAAAACTTCCGCCGATCGCTGCTGTTGTCGCGCGGGGATTTTTCCAGTTTTGCCTTGCGGCCGCTGTCCGCCACGTCGCTGGCGCTGAGCATGGCGATCTGCGCGGCATCGCTATTCATGTGGAAGAAACGATCGATGCGACTGGCAAGTGCCTGA